The genomic segment AGAAATGTCTTTGTTGTTTGAAATAATTCCTGAGATAGTTTCTGTGGTTTATTCTTGATTGGTGCCTCATTCACCAGCTGGCAGTAGCATATACCAGTAGCCAACTGGGAATTGGTTTGTTCAGCTCTGACAAAGGCCCTGGCTTAAAAAATGCATCCTGTAGTAATTTAAAAGAAGGGATATCCTTACTTCTGAAGGTATTCCAACAACaactttggtatttttttatttgaaatgatGTAGCAGATGTGTTAACACTAAGTTGGAACTATTATTATCATAAATATCTATTAATTACTACCAATAATTAATAAGTAAAGTGTTCCATAACcagaaaattaatatatgagcaacatatttaaattaatttcattaatttgagAAGTACCTCTGTGGGAAGCAAATATGTTATTTTGGATTAACTCACTgtgatttttacattttctttttgcagtttaACCACTaaccaaaacagatttttttttccttttgcaaagcTGTACAGGAGAAAACTCTGAATGTGTGTCCACACATATTTCTTGGAAACGTCACCTTCATTTTCAGGCAGTTCATGGTCTTCATGACAGAGCCATCATGTTCTTCATGACAGACTatctgtcttaaaaaaaaaatatatatatatacatatatatatataaaaatacatgtattttatattattttatattttaaataattttatatgtaATTGATtagttataaaaatatattttatatttatattatataaatatatgtttatattaCAAAGGGACACACAGTTTGTCCAGCAGTGAGGTCactctggagctggagctggcccACAGATTTACAGATTTACTCTGGAGTTTGGGGGGCCAATTAAAGCAAATTGAGGGTGTTCTGTTGTTCCTTTTGTATGTTTTCTGTGTGCCTGGGCAGCCACGGACGTGGGGCGGAGTGGGGACACGTTTGTGGCCACGTCGCTGCGTGAGGCCATCAGCAGCGTGGACCACGCCATCAACTCCACGCGCACCGAGCTCTTCAGCAAGTGAGTGTGCCCTGGGAAGTGCCTCAAACCAGGGCCTGCCTGCAGCAAAGCGtcccccacacccccagcaggtgtttccaaatagGAAAAGAGTTTTGGTTTACCTCTAGACACTTTAGGAAGTTTATGTAGAGTTTTCCATACCCTCCTGGCAGTGACTGGCTCAGGGTAAAGTGAGAAGCATCTATTGGATCTTGTCAACGTTCTTCAAGCCAGACCAAATTGTCCCTCCAagaacattcagtatttaggaaggagcactaaagaagtaaaagagctttttggagtgttttagCAAGGTGTCAGAGATTTTCTCGGACACCTGTGAGCAGCttatcttttgctttctgtaacatttgttattttgttatttttccttattaaaccttttgctttacaaaacacctctgaagagcagacTCGCTAATTAATTtcagccacttctctgcaaaggctggaccctcagaaATTGATACATTAGGACGTGGTTCATAAGATTCTGACCATGTGCTAACCTGTATCACCTGcctgaagcagaaaaattataaaaaaaccaCATGAAATGAAGCTCTCTCAAAGCTCATTTTATCACTGGCAACCCACAAAGGAAAGCTACAGGATTGTTTTGAGTGCTGGAGGTTGGAGCTGCACCATGTAGGATGTGACAGAGCTTCCCAACAGATTTGGGATTCTGGAAAAATGAGATACACGAGTATCATCTCTTAAGTCACTTCCATCTGCATTTTGTCAGCTGGAGCTGGTTCTAGAGATAgtgaataaaaaggaaaataatcagaGTAGTCATTTTATGAATGCAATTGAGTTTGTGGAGGgtgaacaaaaataataatataaaaatccCAAGAATTTCctcaatataaaaaaaattctcgAGTGAATATGATTCCCTCCTTTTCTACCCCAATATATGTTTTTATTGGAAAGATGGATAGCTTGCATGAAGCCAGAAACCCTCTGGGTTTCAGCTGTTgacaagtgaaaaaataaattgctatcacagaaaaaacccagagaaactGAGGGAATTAAATATGTGcattttcctggggaaaaatatccttttttaaTCATCTGCAATATGTAGGCAAGCCACGATGATCTTATGTACTACTTTGGGGGCCAAACACCAGACCAGCTTAGAGCCTAACTCTTGCAGCTTGTGGGGTCTCAGTGCCCTGAGCAGAGttgattaattttaatgatCCTGCATCACTTTTAATTCCTGGAAACAGGCGCCCCAAGACTCCCAATGACCTCCTGGCTCTGTTCCGCTACCCAAGGGACCCCTACACCATCGagacagccagggcaggggagatCTTTGAGAGGACCCTGCAGCTCATTCAGGAACACGTGCAGCAAGGGCTGATTGTGGACATGAATGTCACAGGTAGGagagatttcattttccttcttcattttgtGTGCaggatgaaatgaaaataacGATGTGTAGACATCCAGAAAGTCTAAAATGTGTAGTGGTGTATcaaaaaatccagataaatgTTGGGTATATCAAGAAATGTGTCATCTGGGTGGCAATTCTTTCTatatttcatggtttttttaacagctgaagGGCTGGTCTTGTGTTCACTGAACCAATTTGATACCcaggaaatgttttaattctCTATTTTGGTAAAGATTTCTTAGACGGCTATAAAAGCCCTAttccttagaaaaaaatgttaaccATCTAACTGATAAAGGAGTATCCTTGTGAGTCTGAAGTTCAGACCCTCAACAGCATGGTCTGAGATGTTTCCTGCCCTCCACATGGCAACAAGAACAGTGCTGTGAGCTCTGAGGTATTTGGGTGCTGCTACAGAGGAAGTGGGATATCCCTTTTCTGCCTCTACTACTTTGGCCTCTTAGCTACAAACTCAGGTAAGTGCCAACAACTCAGGTTCCTTCTACTGAAGTAAGATAGGAAACAACAAAGCAGTGTAGCACCAAAAATACCTAATGGTGTCCAATCATGCAGCTGGAACCCCAAATTTCCTACCTGGCACTTCCTTGATATACAGTAAAGGTTCCCAAACGCTGTGTGCTTCTGCCTATACGTGTGATTCATCATGTAGCAGGCATGTGTGTTTGGGgcctgtaaatattttttttcctgcctggatgTATTCCAGCGTGCGAGGAGtctctctccaggcagcaggTCTGGTCTGGGCTGGTTGGActgccagcctctcctcctCATTGCCCTGTCAGCATCCACACAATGCAGCATCATTCAGCGCTTTCACACGGcgcagcagctccctggcagtCACCCACGGCTTCCTGCTGCTGGTCACGTAGGGCTGGGGTGGGTGATGGAGCTCGTGGTGGCAGCAATAACCCAGGGAGCCATAAAATAAACCTAGAATAGGGACCAAGACCACCCTCACAGTTTGTGCTGCCAGTCACAATATTTCTGGTTTCCAGCTCTGGGCAGTTCaactcttttccctttcttttttgctttgtggGCCTGATGTGATCCTGTGCTTCCTTTGCTTCCCATAAATTCCACAGCAACATCACGCTCAGAGACCCCACTGTCCCATGCCCATCCTGACGGGGGTTTTCACACAGAGCCATCCCATGGGACAGTGGGAatcaggaggctgcagctgacGCCTGAGCTGgtgctctgcccttccctctgcaggcTATCGCTACAATGACCTGGTGTCCCCTCACTACCTGGCCATGATCGCCAACCTGTCGGGCTGCTCCGCCCACCGCCGCACACCCAACTGCTCCGACATCTGCTTCCACAAGAAGTACAGGACCCATGACGGCTCCTGTAACAACCTCCAGCACCCCATGTGGGGTGCATCCCTCACAGCCTTCCAGAGGCTCCTCAAACCCGCCTACCAGAACGGATTTAACCTCCCCCGAGGGTTTTCCTTGGCAGAAGACGCCAGGGATCTGCCCCTTCCTCTACCTCGCCTGGTCTCCACTGCCATGATCGGGACCGAGACCATCACCCCCGATGACCAGTTCACGCACATGCTCATGCAGTGGGGCCAGTTCCTGGACCACGACATGGACCAGACAGTGGCAGCCATCAGCATGTCCCGTTTCTCAGACGGAGCCCCTTGCAGCGAGGTGTGCAGCAATGACCCTCCCTGCTTCTCCATCGCCGTCCCCGCCAACGACCCCCGCGTGCGCAACGGGCGCTGCATGTTCTTTGTGCGCTCCAGCCCCGTGTGTGGCAGCGGGATGACCTCCCTGCTGATGAACTCTGTCTATGCCAGGGAGCAGATCAACCACCTGACGTCCTACATCGACGCCTCCAACGTGTATGGCAGCACGGAGCAGGAATCGCGGGAGCTGCGGGATCTGAGCGGCCAGAAAGGGCTGCTGAAGCGAGGGCAAGTTGTAGCCAGCTCGGGGAAGCACCTCCTTCCCTTTGCCGTGGGGCCACCCACGGAGTGCATGAGGGATGAGAACGAGAGCCCCGTGCCGTGCTTCCTGGCAGGAGACCACCGTGCCAACGAGCAGCTGGGGCTCACGGCCATGCACACGCTGTGGTTCAGGGAGCACAACCGCGTGGCCACGGAGCTGGCTGCCCTCAACCCGCACTGGGACGGGGACCTCCTGTACCACGAGGCACGCAAGATTGTGGGTGCCCAGATGCAGCACATCACCTACGCCCAGTGGCTGCCCAAGGTCCTTGGGGAGGCTGGGATGAAGATGATGGGTGAGTACAAAGGCTACAACCCCAACGTCAACGCGGGGATTCTCAACGCCTTTGCCACGGCTGCTTTCCGCTTCGGGCACACCTTGATCAACCCATTCCTGTACCGGCTGAATGAGACCTTCCAGCCCATCCAACAAGGCCACATCCCCCTGCACAAGGCCTTCTTCTCCCCTTTCAGGATCATGCAGGAAGGAGGGATCGACCCCCTCCTCCGTGGGCTGTTTGGGGTTCCTGGGAAAATGCGGGTGCCCTCTGAACTCCTCAACATGGAGCTGACAGAGAAACTGTTCTCCATGGCACACTCTGTGTCACTGGACTTGGCTGCTATCAACATCCAGAGAGGGAGAGACCACGGCATCCCACCCTACAATGACTTCAGGGTCTTCTGCAACCTCTCCTCTGCACAGGAGTTTGAGGACCTCCGAAATGAGATAAAGAACTTGGAGATCAGAGAAAAGCTCAGGAGGTACTGTAGCCTGGATGTGGAAAGATCAAAATTACTGGAGACCAGTCAGTGAAAAGTTCCTGCTTCTTCCAGTACACCCAGGGAATAACCTTCCCAGATATTGCCCCCCACAGATGTTAAGATAGGGTAATAACTGTGGTTTAACAATGGAGTAGGACAAATGAAGTTTCTCCAAGTGATCCGTCTGGTTCTGGGTGGAATGTTGTCAGGCACTGCTGTGGTGTAGTTTGGGAGCAGATTGAGCCTTGGAGCTATTTTCCAGTCAGACTAAACTGCGTCCTATCTGCCCTGGCTGCCTCTTCCAAGGTGGATCTTTATTCTATTGTCTTTTAgataaaaccattaaaaatattgtccAGATGAATTCCTGGTATACAAATGTCTATGTTGGTATCAGATTTATATTATCACCACTCTTTAAAAACCCCTTaacttcttctgttttttttaatacctgttATCCTGCAGTTTATATGGAACAACCAAAAATATTGACCTGTTTCCAGCTCTTATGGTGGAGGATCTTGTCCCTGGGACCAGAGTGGGACCAACACTGATGTGCCTGTTAACAACTCAGTTCAGAAGGCTGAGAGATGGAGACAGGTATTGCCATTGGAATCATCCCACATCCTTTGGTATTCCCTTTGGGGGGATTTTTGCCTTACAGGAATCAGAAgaatctgtgatttttttattatttattgtctTCTGATATGCGGGACAGTGCTCTCTGTCCAGTGTATTTGCAAAAACACTTGTCACAGTTACTGTCAAGGTGTCCTTTCTTGATCTAATGACTCTCATTTCACTGCAGAACCCTGGGAATCATTGAGGATGTTCCCAATATCTCATGAAAATCCTAGAAAATTTCCACAGGAGCTTTTTTCTAATCCCTGTTTGCTGCTTGTGTGAACAGGACACCTTTCCTGGTGATGCACTTAGGGCAGGAGCACGAGGTTTTTTGTGGGTTCAGAAAAAGCCATCTGTGTTTGCAGCCACCTGACACCAGAGCAGACGCTCATTTTGAGGGGTGTGGGTGCTGCCACACAGATGTCAGGGagctcttcttcctctcccagcctcactcactcactcactcactcactcactcactcactcactcactctcTCACTCTCTCACTCCTCTCCCACTCCTGAGTCATGCTGTGATTACACCCCACTGCAGATTTTGGTATGAGAACCCCGGAGTCTTCACGCCAGCACAGCTGACTCAGATCAGACAGGCGTCCCTGGCTCGTGTCATCTGTGACAACAGTGACcacatccagcagctgcagagagatgTGTTCCAGGTGGCATCATACCTGCAGGGCATGGTCAGCTGTGAGGACATCCCTGCTGTGGACCTCCGCCTGTGGCAGGATTGCTGTGAGGGTAAGGACAGGGATGCTCTGGCACTGACTGCTGTGGGCATCACTCTGGCTGGCATTTGTCACATGCCACAGCAGCTTTTATGAAATTGTAGCTGATTTCTGGCTGCACCATGAGACCCTTGTGTCAGCAAATGGGTGCAAAGAGAACtgaaaatagaatagaatagaatagaatagaatagaatagaatagaatagaatagaatagaatagaatagaatagaatagaatagaatagaataatttCAGTTGTAAAGGACCTGCAGCAATCATCTTGTCCAACCACCTGACTAATTCAGGGCTGATCAAAAGTTAAAGCAAATTATTAATTACGTCTTAATAATTATAATAGCCAAATGCTTCTTAAACACCTAGAGGTTTGGGACATTGGCCACTTCTCTAGGAAGCCTGTTAGCTTCATTTAATCTGTCTGAAAGTCTCTCTCATTGAGGGCATTGGTCTCTGACTGAGGGAGAAACTAAAACAGGACATGATCCCCACCATGTGCCACTTGACACTTCATTTGGGAGCCTAAATCTCTGCCAATAAACCTCAGATCCTGCCGTGGTCTCTTTGGGCTGCATTCTGGTTCAGATGTCCATTTGAGGTGTAGTGATCATGAGTGATGCACATCCTTTTCCACACCTTTGttgcctccttccctctggcCGAAGAGATGTGTCCAGGGCGGATGGTGCAGgagggcagtgctgccctgtgctgctgcaatTCACACAGTCCTGCTTTAAACACCAGTGCTCACTGCAgactttcccttccttcccaagACTGCCAGACACGAGGGCAATTCCGGGCTCTTTCGCAGCGGTTCCGAAGCAAGAGGTCTCCTGACTTCAGCTACCCAGAGGAAAACCCTGCAAAGCACAAGCCTGCCTTGCCCAGGTGTAGTATCACCCCTTCTACATCCATTCTATGAAACAGAAGTTTTAATAACTCAGTCCACTCAGGCCTCTGAATCTGGCACTTTGCAGAGGTCAGGGGTGGATCAGTAGAGAGATGCTGAGCTCAGCCAGTCCTCCACACTCCAGTGCAGAGCCCAACTCTGATGTGTAAATACCTGGGCTAAGGGGCTCTTTGGCTGGCATCTCTTGGCAGGTGAATCTGGCAGTTGGGCCCTTCCCTTTGATGCTCACTTGGGGGCTGATGTTGGAGAAGGCAAAATGATTCCCTCACCTAGGAAGCTGCTGTTTGCATCACCCCTTTCACTTTTTATCCCTGATCCCAGACACGAGGCACCTTCTCCAAGCTCTTCCTCCAGAGAGAATCTTGAGTCCCTTGTGGCTGAACTGGAGAAGACAGTCACTTCCCTACGGAAACAGGTAAAACTTGGTGCTCCAATGTTTGTCTTTCATGGAGTCATGAACCTCAACGAAGAAAACTTGAGccagcattttcttcttggtATTTGGGACAGGTCAAAGATTAGCTGTGCAGTGGTGCAGACTCCTTGCTTTTGGGACAGGTTAAAGATTACCTGTGCAATGGTGCAGACtcctctcagagctgctgctttctcaccCCCAGGTGAATGCACTAGAGAGCCAGCTGAGGTGGCACCACAGGAACACCAGCGCACGTGGACAGGGCAAGAAGACCGGGgacaaatggagaaaaagatgACCATGTTACCTCCTTGTATAAGGTCAGTGTGTTTATTCTGGGCTGGGGCCCCATAGGGTCAGTGTGGGGGGACACCTCAGCAGTGTTCCCATGCAGGAAGGAATGGAGCAATGAGGTGATGAATGGGACATGAGGTAAGAGACTGCAATGCAGCAGGTGAGACACTCCCCTTTCTGCTGGAGATGATTAGTGACTCACTGGAACGGGCTGTCTGGGGACGTGGTGGCGTATCCATTCCTGGAGATCCTTTAAGAACTGGTTTGGCAAAGATGGGGAAAGACATAAGTATAGGATGGGCCAGGTGGATTGGGTGAGGTCTCCTGGGCCTATTCTCCTGGGACTCTGGGTAGGTTTATTCTAACCACATTTAATGTCATAACCCCAAATCCAACAGCCTTGGAAGGACCTTTGTGGGGAGAGATAACACAGAGCTGGGTGATGGAGTGGATGGACTGGTTCCTCCCCAGGGGAACAAGGACATCTGGGCAGATGGAGCAATCCAGCATTTGCGTACAAACTGGCAGAGGTTTCCCCCTGCCCATCTGAGTCACTGTGCTCCTCACTCCTGAAGGCACCAGTCCTTTGTTGAGCCCAAGCCAGGGCAGCAAAGCTGTGAGGTGCCTGTGTAAAGTCCCTGTCAGCCCCTGTCAGCCTGGGGACTACCGCTGCTtctcagcagtgacacagccctggccaGAACTGCAGCCCAGGTGTTCATGGGCACGGGGAACACAGCCTGagctcccttctcctgcttcccATGGAGATCCCTGCAGCCTTGAGAGAGAGGCTGAACAGCTCCCTGGCACCTGCCAGTCTGGAGAAGGTGGTGAATGGGTTTTATGTGTTACAAATCATCACttcagggacaggagcagaggggttTTGAGAAGTGCAGTTCTGCCAGGCAGTCAGTACTAGGAGGAGCATTCATTCTCTGGAAGTTAGATTAAAAGATGGGGCTAGCAAAGGCTGGTCTGTACTGATAAAtgcagcaaaaagcagaaagaaaaagccttcGAGGCTGGCCAGGCTATTAATCAGCGATTTGGTGTTTTGGTCTTTACAGATTTTCTAGTCAAACAGTGACTCTGCTTCAGAAATGTGACAGAGTGCAGTGTGATTTATGAATTGGCTTTTCCTTGCCATTATTTCAGATCCTTGATGAGGCCTGAGTTTACAAGGTCCCTGAAAAGTATTGCTGTGGGTTTAAAGGTTTTCCTGCCCCAGACCTGCCAGGCACTGTACAAACAGTTcactctgcctccagctgctcctacagagcttttctgctttcttgtgCCATTTCAGGTGCCCTGTGACCTGCATTCCTGCTCTCCACCAGCCAGTCCAACCCACCCCTACAGGGCTCAGAGAGCCACCATGAGACCCCTGATGCTGTGCCTGCTCTCACACCTCCTGTGCCACTCCCTGTCCCAGGACCACTGTACTTTTGCCTGTATTGAACCCTCTGCACTGACTTTGTAtgagcccctcagcccctggaCCCTTCCTGCCTTCGATGGTGGCAGCCCAGAGTCTGCCAAGGTGCCTCTTTCTTCCACAGCCCCCAGGAAACAGAGACAAATTGAAGCTGCTTTAATGCCactgttctgctctgctcctcttcccatGCCCTGCTGTCATCACCCACCAGCCCTTGTCTGAACTGTCCCGTGGACACCCACCCAAAACAATTCATAAAGAGACTAAACCTTTCTCAAATGCACTGTGGTGCCAGGGAACATCTGGAGAAATcactaaaaaaatgaaagataaagaAACATGAAGCCCAGGAGAAACCCCAGCCATCTTCTGATGCCATCAAAAAGAGCAAGGGGAACCTCAGGGCTGGGTGTTTCAGGATGGGGTGCCAGGCATGGCCACCCTCCATCTCCAGCTGTGCTTTGCCAGTCGTTGGTGACAAGTTGCACACCCCATGACCCCAGAGTCACCCATCAGTCCTCAAAATCATTTTCCTCATCACGACATGCATCCTCCAACTTTTCTCGCCTTTAGGGGATTAATTGGAATTATGCtcctcttcttttatttttccctccaaaaaagcttttttgctGGAAGATGTATTCTGAGTGTAAACGTAACAGGACATGGAACAGAGCCTCAGCTAATTAGGTGTAATGGGCGCTCTCATTAGTGgaggggagctgctggtttCTGTCAATTAGGCTGGGAGGCCACGCTGTGGTGTTTGCCAGGCGGGTGGATGCAAAGTGCTGTTTGTGTTTATGGCTCCCTGGTCCAAaccagggctgtgcaggcagctcGTCTGGTTTTGGTGCTCTTTGGAGGTGCTCTTTAGTGGTGCTAGAAGTCAGGTCCCTGTGTAC from the Sylvia atricapilla isolate bSylAtr1 chromosome 16, bSylAtr1.pri, whole genome shotgun sequence genome contains:
- the LOC136368549 gene encoding peroxidasin homolog, yielding MLIKPSALGGFLYFLLLPGFSCSCPSRCLCFRTTVRCMHLMLETIPEIPPQTNILDLRFNHIKEIQPGAFRRLKNLNTLLLNNNQIKQIVRRSFEDLENLKYLYLYKNEIQSIQQHAFHGLRSLEQLYLHFNNLESLELETFSDLPKLERLFLHNNKISRIHPGTFSQLESLKRLRLDSNSLFCDCDLLWLAELLKQYAEQGSIQTAATCEGPRALHGRSIVTLTAQEFNCERPRITSEPQDVDVLLGNTVYFTCRAEGNPKPAIIWLHNNNKIDMKDDNRLNLLQDGTLMIQNTKESDKGVYQCMAKNIAGEAKTQEVVLRYSGTPSKPTFVIQPQNTEVLVGESVTLECGVSGHPHPRISWTLGTGSPLPQDSRFTITSSGGLFIQNVTFSDQGQYNCNASNSEGSIQATARIIVQDAPRFLVIPTDQTVTEGQSVDFPCSAEGHPPPVITWTRAGGPLPSDRRHSVLSTGTLRLGRVALHDHGQYECHAISAIGGATAPVQLWVTPRVIPVFLHPPQDLVAETGQDVSISCTAQGDPRPTITWVKEGIQITESGKFHISQDGTLSIQDLGVADQGRYECIARNPFGFTSSAMQLTITATDVGRSGDTFVATSLREAISSVDHAINSTRTELFSKRPKTPNDLLALFRYPRDPYTIETARAGEIFERTLQLIQEHVQQGLIVDMNVTGYRYNDLVSPHYLAMIANLSGCSAHRRTPNCSDICFHKKYRTHDGSCNNLQHPMWGASLTAFQRLLKPAYQNGFNLPRGFSLAEDARDLPLPLPRLVSTAMIGTETITPDDQFTHMLMQWGQFLDHDMDQTVAAISMSRFSDGAPCSEVCSNDPPCFSIAVPANDPRVRNGRCMFFVRSSPVCGSGMTSLLMNSVYAREQINHLTSYIDASNVYGSTEQESRELRDLSGQKGLLKRGQVVASSGKHLLPFAVGPPTECMRDENESPVPCFLAGDHRANEQLGLTAMHTLWFREHNRVATELAALNPHWDGDLLYHEARKIVGAQMQHITYAQWLPKVLGEAGMKMMGEYKGYNPNVNAGILNAFATAAFRFGHTLINPFLYRLNETFQPIQQGHIPLHKAFFSPFRIMQEGGIDPLLRGLFGVPGKMRVPSELLNMELTEKLFSMAHSVSLDLAAINIQRGRDHGIPPYNDFRVFCNLSSAQEFEDLRNEIKNLEIREKLRSLYGTTKNIDLFPALMVEDLVPGTRVGPTLMCLLTTQFRRLRDGDRFWYENPGVFTPAQLTQIRQASLARVICDNSDHIQQLQRDVFQVASYLQGMVSCEDIPAVDLRLWQDCCEDCQTRGQFRALSQRFRSKRSPDFSYPEENPAKHKPALPRHEAPSPSSSSRENLESLVAELEKTVTSLRKQVNALESQLRWHHRNTSARGQGKKTGDKWRKR